The sequence below is a genomic window from Mesoplodon densirostris isolate mMesDen1 chromosome 12, mMesDen1 primary haplotype, whole genome shotgun sequence.
ACTTGCGAAAGCCTCTTAAtccctctgtgtctcagtttcctcatctgtaaaacagagatgatAACAGCACTCTCTTCATATGGGTTGTTGTAATGACTAAATGAATCAGTGCCTGGAACAACACGCAGTGCATAATATAAGTACTCCATAAATTCTGTCTTTGTATTATTCTCTGTATAAAACCGATTGGCCACTGCAAACTTCTCGATAAAACCATAGCCAGGAAGTTATTCTGTGTATTTCTTCTCTCCCACtcctttctaattttaaatatcatACTTTATGTCACTCTAAAAGACCACTATTTTCTATTCTGAAAAGGACAAGTCATCTAACTGCTGACCGGCCTGATGCAAGTTCTTCTGAAATTAAATACACGTTCATCTGGAAGACCCCCAACCTGGCAGATAGCTCAGGCCTCTGGCTGGTTCGAAGTCTGGCAAGCTGGCTTTCCGTGTCAATTTCATGGGCTAAACATTTGGAGACATTaccaattttaagtgtaaaaaAGGACATTTCCTAACCTTCATAGTCATGAGATTCAGAGCTACGAGCCAGGTAGGTCCTTCTCGATTCACAAACCAGAGGCTGAAATACTTGAAGCTATCAGCAAGGAAAGACTACCAGACCAGAGAAatgaagctaaaaatagagcCCTACCAGTGGAAAAATAGATGGCAGAAGACAATCCCTTACGTGGCTACTTATTAGTCCACAGCCTTTTTATTATTCACCGAAGGTATAGCATCAATATAGTATTTACAAATTGCCAACAACCCTTTCAATGACTTATATTCCTTCGACCTAAAATGACAGAACAACTTGAAGAGGAATATTTGCCCCATTTTAATGACATGCGGGCAGCCTATAGCATCTTGTGTCATTTCACCACAAAACCTCTCAACTCTCTAGCTGTTTGCTATACGTTGAGGTCTGAAATGGGAGAAGTACAAGGAAAAGATTCAAGGTCATATTTACCCTTTAAAATAGGTCCCTAACCTACATGTTTAATACAGTGAGTATtgaatctttcatttttttccaattattcagaagaacctttaaaatatatgatttgccAACCTGATGAGAGGCTGGAACTCTTCCCAAAGCTACATCTATTTAGTCTCCCATAAAAAGAACATTGCTCAATCATTCTTAATTTCAGCAACAGTTTCTCTATTAACCCAAATCTTCTCCAAACCCAAAATGGAGTATAAAGACCAGTATGAAATAAGTGAAAAGTAATTGGATTCTACAGAGGCAAGACTGGGCACATCCATCCATCCCACAGTAATCCCAGCTAAATCAAATATATTGTTTCTTTAAAGAGTTTTGCCaacttcctattttaaaaaaaaaaaaccataaacacTTCCTATTTTGGCCAGTTTTATTTATGCAATTAAAATGGCTTTTTCTAAGAGCTGGGCTGgagaaacaatatatttttacaaGCTCATTAGTCATATAGTCAAACTTCATTATATCACAATCATTCATCAGGCGTCTGTAATGAGAATGCTGTTTCCTTGCGCCGATGAGAATGTTAGGGAAAATATGTTTTCACAATAGGCCATAAAATGTGTGAAATCTAAACAGGAGGAAAAGCCAGTGGGTTCATCTGGCTTTCATTTTTGCTGTAGAGGGTAACAGCCCTATAGACACAAACCTAGCTTTAACTTAGAAACCATATCCTTAATTATTAACCCTCTCCATTCTTCCACCCTTTCCAAACTCCACTCCCTTAAGAGACGTAGAAGACTTCATTTACAAATACTGTTATTAAGGACACTCACGGGCGATCATTTTGGCTTCGGTCATTTTTCTGCCATACTTTTGTAACAGcttattctaaatatttctccTTACATCAACTATTTCTCCTGACGCGGCAGTCAGATTTGCGTATCAGCTTAGCCCCTGAACTGTGGGAAGTAAATGTCGCGGCGCAGGGGGAGCTGGGCGATTCCGGGCATCCCGCACACCACCCGCAGGCTCCCTTCCTTCCACCCAGGCACCCTTCCAGGTTGCCCAAGGCTCTCATTCTGCGCCCGTCAACGGGAGTAACTGAAACTGGGCAGGAAGAAAGCAAGCTGCTTCAACAAAGCCCAACGTGTGCAGCTTTGGTAATGCAAGGCCGAATTATGAGGACGTGCGTCGGGGCTGGCTGGAAAAGGGAAAGCGTTCAGCTTATGATTTTGTTGTATATTTCAGAAACCGAGGTGGTCTCTAAGGTACCCAGAACCTCTCCTCTCCGTCAAGCAGCTTTCAGTCTTTTCCCTGCTCCCCCTCCGCAGAAACCGGGTCTGCCTGGGTCCCAGCAGTGAGCGCTGTTCTCGTGGGTTTGCGCGCAGCCGGGGTGATCCCCTCCGAGCCCCACTTCGGGGAGCTGCAGCTGGAGCCGAGAAGAGCCCGGGGCTGGCAGAAACGCAGGGCGCCGAGCAAGACCCAGCCCTCGGCACGGCCATCAAGGGGGCCCCCAGCTCTCCGGGCACCCGGCAGCTGAACCCAGGAGGGGCGTCCACATCGCTGCGCCCCGGCACCAGAGGGCACTCTGGAGAGAGAACACGCCGCGCCTCGCTCCCAGCCCTGGGTCCCCAGGAGCCAGGGCAGTGCGCGCCTGGGAGCCAGAGCCCTGGAGAATTCCTATGTTTGCGCAGCGGGGCCAGGGAGGCCCCCGACCCTCCCGGCCCCGCGTCCAGGTACCTCGCAGCCGTAAAGCTGTCCCAGCTGCTCCACGATCCATTCCTCCAGCACGAGCCGCTTCCGAAGCTCCTTGCGATCGTATTTTACTGTCACTTTTCCCTGCTGGTGGCGCCGCGGCTGCGGCTGAACGTGCCCGGCAGCGGACGCCGTGGCCACGGGCGCCGAGTCCTCCCGGGAGGAGCCCGAACCGCTGCTCGAGCTCGGGCTGCCGCCGGCGCCGCCCCGGGGGCTCTGGAAGAAAACccgcgcgccgccgccgccaccgccgccggcCCCGCCGGCCGCCTCACTGCTGCCCGTCGCCACCGACATGTCCCCGCGCGCGCCGGAGACCGAGTGCGGCCCGGAGGAGGGGCGGGCGGAGCGCCCGGCGCCGCTACCGCCTCGGGCCGGGCAGCGGCATGCGCGGGCTTCGTCAGCACCTGCTCCGCGCCGCCGCCGGCTCGCGGGGAGCTCTGGAGGAGGAGCCGCGGCGACCGGGAGGAGCGCGGgcgggggagggcggggaggagggagggacgggGGCCGCAGCCCTAGGGACTCCGCCGAGGACCCTCTGGGTCGAGCCCCGGAGGCGGATCCGGCGCCCGGCAGGCAGCGGGCCCGGGGCGTGGGAGTTGCGCGCGGCGTAGGTGGCGTGGGCGCGCAGACGCGCACGGGCGACCGGCGTGGGTCTGGGGTCAGGGATGGTCCTCTGCGCGGGTGGCCGTGTGCTGCCCTCCAGGACACGGGGATTGCGCTTCTCCCGCCGCCTCGGCCGGCGCTGCCGGGGACTGCGCAGGCGACCGCCTGGGGCAGGGGACGCGGGAAGGGGCCGAGGTGCAGGTTCCTCGCAGAGGTTTCCCTCTCCCTGCCGCCTCCTCTGAGGGCGGGGCGGTGTCTCCTCCCCTCCCGGGCCCATCCCGCCGCTCCAAACACCCGTTCCTATCCGTGCCACTTCCTCTCTCGGAGAGTGTGAAAAACTGACGAGGCGATGTTTGTGCAATCAGGCAATCACCGCGCCTGAGAAATTCTCTTCAGACCCGTGTTTCCCCCCTTACACAGTGTCTTGTTACCTCAAAGACAGTGCATGCAGATATCTTTGTATCTAAAGGGCAGAAGGCTTGATGTCACTTGGGCAAGGGACTGGGGATACCCTGACAGCAAACATTTCTCTCAGAGTCAGTGCTGGTTACTGGTCTTACATTTCTAGTGTTGTATTCCCTGCATAGTCCGCTTTCTTAATACCATTTCCAAACAACGTCTTTGAAGCTAGCAAGGTAACAGCACTGACTGACTACTTTTAAAACATCAGGCAGCCAAGAAGGGTTACAAATGAATGAGCTTATTATGCGGTTTAGGGCAAGGAGATGGGGAGGAAAGTTCTAAACAGAAAACTGCACGTGTATGCGTGTAAAATTATAGGGAGTCACATATGTCTCTGTTGTACataacaatacatttctgttcagGCAACTGAAAGAAACCGCAAAGATGTTCAAACACAAGTAAGTAGCTTTTATGAACTTTTTACAAACCTGGTAAAGGTTACTGGCAGCTACTCAAGTAAGTTTCTCAGAGATAAAGAATCGAGTCGATTTCCTCTGAACACTTTCTATGATGGAGAGGCTTCTGGGTGGGCTCCTAGACTCACAGCTATAAAGACACTGAAAATAAAGGTAGCCAGCAGATTTGTCCTGACTCTTCTGGCTGGTGCCCTGGTCTGCTCTATCCAGATTTGTGTCTGCTTTATTCCTTCACTTGGGGTTTTCCAGCCAGAACATGACTGCGAAGGGATTTTCCCAAGTGTTCCATGCCTAATGTTCATCATCGGGACAGGTCTGGCCTTGAAGAGTGAAAGGAAAGATCTAGTGGGGATTGTGTGAAATAAGGTGACTGGTGTGCGTCTTGGACTCTTCTTGTAATTAGAGGGGGTCAAGGCTAAAAATCCCTGCCCCCTAGAAGAGGCCAGCTGTCCTTAAGGTGGTAGGTTTCCCACCCAACCTTTCATGGAGAAGGGAGACAAAACTACCCTGATTGGCTCCtagagattttttgtttgtttaataaatttatttatttacttatttttggctgcgttgggtcttcgctgctgtgcatggactttctctagttgcggtgagcgggggctactcttcgttgcggtgcacgggcttctcactgcggtggcctctcttgttgcagagcacaggctctaggcgtgcggacttcagtagctgtggtgcgtgggctcagtagttgtggcacacgggcttagttgctccgtggcatgtgggatcttcctggaccagggctcaaacccgtgtcccctgcattggtaggcagactcttaaccactgcgccaccagggaagcccactcctaGAGATGGATGACAGTTCTCCACATCACCCCCTCTAGACATCCGGCGCTTATCCAAGTTATCTAGCTGGACTAACCAGGAGAATTTcattcaaaaccaaaaaacagctaACATTGTAGTTAATGAAGGACAAACTATATAAAATCTTGGCCTCATTCTGATGTTGGGGACTGGCCATAccaattattttgaaaactgtgcCTGGTTTCCAGGAATGTGGCAAAAAGTGGAAAATTCCAACTCCTTACTTTGAGTCTTTGGACAATGAATTCAGTCATTCAATAACAACTTCAAAGGATTTATAGAAATTCACAAATTTCTTTCTGAGAatttcttgtgtcagtttttttcTCACTGCATAAGATTTGTTCCTTTATGCTTAAAATTCAGCTTTCACTTACATGACTTCAAAAATGACAAGTACTAAGTACATATAAGAAGAAATTTAGAGTCTTAGGCAACCTAACTTGTAGAAAAATAGCCAGGGAAGAGTCAGGCTCTTTCTAGGGGTACACTGACCTTCAGATGCACAAATGAGTCACCTTGACTTGGAATTACGAGTTGACGTAAACAAGAGTTCCTCTTCCTATAAATCCAATAGCTCCACCCAGGATATAATTTACAATTGAAGTGAACTCCACAGCCCCACTCTTGccacaagtacacacacacacacacacacacaacttagtGTTTGAATAATCAAAACTCAGTGTTCAAATCTTGACGGAGAATAGAATTACCGTTTTTGCAGAATTCAAATACTGAAGACAAAATATTTGGGAACAAGGGAATTATTCTCGGGCCAGAAACCGTTTACACAGATGAATATTTAAATTCAGCAAAACCAAAGGTATTTCTCATGTCTgagattaaaatgtaaatttgtcCAGGGCAAACCCCTTCATTTCTACTGCaaacaagttttttaaaatggtaGTTAATCAAAAACAATGAATAGTTTTTAGTGAATTAAATGGTCTGAGAGTTTTCTAGAACACAAGAGATGAGCTTCTATCATCTGAGGATTCTATCAGTTGCTCACAGGATTTTCAGTTTGCAGAATACAGTCCATTATTTCGTTATTCTTTATGGGGTGAGAGCAGCGTTGTTGTTAACAGTATATCAGTGTAGCTTTCCTCTGGCTCCTGTctcttctccccaccctgccgccaccccttttttttttttttccttcctaattCTGGGCCTTTGATTGTATCATGTAGTACAATTTGGAATCATAATTCCCAAATAAACTTAGCCACTATTTGCATAAAAAACCAGAGCCAATAACAATCACTGTCACAATTCTAAACTTTTGTCTTGGCAATTAACAGAAGTTCTTACCTGACAGTTCAGAGATGATGAAAAGCAGGGGGGAAAATCCATAGCTTCGGCTCTTCCCTTCTCACAAGGATTAAGTATCCCTGCGCCTTCTTGTAAGCCTAGCCTGTGGAATAGTTTGTCTCTTTCTGTAAAACTAAGGTCAAATTTGTTTCGAGAGGAGCCAGTTATCCCCTGTCCAGCCAAaggcctcctgccctccccctttCACCATCCAGTGTTCCGGAAGAGTGTTCCATTCCCCCAGGTCTGTGTCTTCCCCTCTCACGCTCCGCCCTCTGCAATGCCGCTGCCACCACTACCAACTGAGGTCTCCCCCCAACTCCATGTTGCTCAATTCTGTCTGTGCTTTTCCAGCTCTTATCTGCCTTGACCTCCCGCCACATCTGACCATCTTGAACCTCTTTTTGCCAACACCCTCCTGGTTTTGCTCCCACCTCTGTCTGTTCCATCACAGTGATTCCAGCGAACTCCTTCTCCTACATCTCTGCCTTAAAGGTAAGCAGTTCTCCAGGATTCTACGGTCAGCTCCTCTTTGTTAATTCACAAGTTCACTCCGGGTGACTTTGTCTCCTGATGAAGATTCCAGTTTGACAACCTACCACCTACCTGCCACAGGTTCCCCATATCATGACCTCCAGCGGATTCCTAGTCCGAGCTTCAGATCTACAGGTACCTCACCTTTAGTGCCCACGCATGCAAATACGTTTATAGTTAAAGTTCACAAATATACACCCATCTCAATTCATTAGAAACAAAACAGTACAGTGAATATTGTTTTTGTCGTGGATGGTCAGcacagtaagatttttttttaccacaaaccacaataagaaatacatttctggcATTTCTGACCTAAATAGATATCCACACACATAACTTACCCAGGTTACACGTAATACACTCTGACACGTCctattctattctgttctgttttattatttttaaagaatgctGTTCACAATCTGCTAAACCCACTAAAGGGTTGCAACCCAGAACTGGAAAAGCGCTGCGATTGGCCAGAACCATGCTGGCTCTCCTCACTCTTCATGGCTGGTTACTTATTCCCCTGGCACTCTTTTTCTGTCATTCTTAACTTAAGTGTTCTGGTCAACAATTTTGACCCCAAATGGCTGATACAGAACATACGTGTGATCCTCCTGGCAATGCCacaaaagaactaaagaaaaatattctggaCATGAAGATGGGCCTTTGCTGGACCTCCACACTCCCTCAGGAAATGGTGGAGGGCCTGGATGGTAAAGATCAAAGGTCATCAGGGATTGGTAGAGCCTCCAGCCTCAAGACAAGTATATGGTGATGGTTACCAGCACAAGCCCCAGATCCCAAGTGCCTGGACTGAATCGAGACTCTGCCACTTAggcactgtgtgaccttggcacattacttaacctctctgtgcctccatttctccatctataaaatgatcaGTAGCACTTGTCTCACAGGTTGTTCTGAGAGAATATTAGTTACTAGGGaaaaagcacctagaacagtgcctgctgTTATGTGTGAAGGGATCATAAACAAAGCAGAGAGAACTCACTATAGGTCCAACCGTGTCACAGAGAAATTATTGCCATAGGCACATCCTATGTCCAGGGATGTGAAGAGAGCAGTGGGAAAATACCTCCATAGGGAACCTGCTCCAATCATTACCCAGCACGATTCAGTTAGCGTTCCCATTGACAAGTTCCAATAAATGGAGGTAAACACCTATACCCACTGCTTACTTAGGTAAACACCTATACCCACTGCATCCATGTGGAGGTTGGCACCTCCACATGGATGCCTTGAAGTCACCTCAAATTAAcaaattcaaaatgaaatcatcATCTTCCCAGGCCGGACCTGCTTcccttcccagcttccctttgCCAGGACTGTTTAGCACCATTCACTCACTTCTCTGCTCAATCTAGAAACTTGAGAACCATCTACCTCAGTCTCTTATCCACCGTGTCCAATTAATAAGCAAGTCCTAAGGGTCCCAGGTTTGTCTGGATCTCAAACCTGCTTCCTCCTCTGGCCCCCACACTGTCCTGTGGACTTCTCCCATGCTCTCCTACTTTGTCTTCATGCCTTGCCTTCCAAGCATTCTCTATACTACTCCCACAGGGAGATTTCTGAAAGCAAATGTGATCAATATCCTATGCTTAAAATTCCCTCCCTATTGCCCATTCCCTTCAGGCTGAAGTCCAAACAACGTACcattgcacacaggcttttcttGCTCTGGCCCTTGCTTTCTGCTCCAGCATCTGTTCAaacactccccatcccacccgAACGCCCATACACATCTCACTGCGCCCAATTCCTCACTGAACGTGGAGTTCCCAAACACAGAACCCTCCCGCCACTTTTGCCTGTGCCTACAACCCCCTTCCCGGCTCCCCATGGTGCCAGGCTGACCGCTCACCCCCTCCGGGATCATCTCCGGGTCTCACCTCCCGGACTAAACTCTCCGAGATCTCCTTGGTCTCAGCTAGGTGTTGCTCTCATGTTGCCTGTTGGACGCCATCCGTCACATCACCCATCAAGCCTTTTTTGTGGTCGAGTCTCTGCTCCAGTGTCACTTCCTCAGCGGGCCTTCTCTATGCACCCTCTCTCCCCTcgatctctttcttcctccttctcatgCTTAAGACTACTTGAAGAGCATATATGTCTTTGTTAACAGACTCACCCTCCCGCCGGAATGTAAatttcatgagggcagggactccaTTGTTCACTTTCTCCACTTCCTAAAACCGTCGTAGCACTAGGCGTCTCACTGTCCACAGAAGGAGTCTAAGTCATGTGTCCCTTCCACCAGATGGTAAACTCCCGAAGACGTGGACGTGGCGTGGCCAATTGGGGTTTATATTCTCAGCACCAAGAACAGTGCTTACGACATGGTAGGTGCCCTGAAATAGGGAATGAGTACAACTAATGTCCACTTCCGGCTGTACACTTTTacaccttttttttcttgattctgcaatatacatacacagaaataCAGGTCTCTCTCATCTCTCCTCAGTATAGGCTCAATCTGGAGGTGgttgttcttttatttctttttttttttttttttttttgcggtacacgggtctctcactgttgtggcctctcccgttgcggagcacaggctcaggatgtgcaggctcagcggccgtggctcacaggcccagccgcttcgcggcatgtggtatcttcctggaccggggcacgaagtcatgtccactgcatcggcaggcggactctcaaccactgcgccaccagagaagcccctggttGTTCTTTTAAATCAAAGGAAATCACACTTCTCCCCTCTACAGAGAAACTCCTGGGTTTTTACTTAGTTTCCATAGTAAACAAAGGAAATAACTGTCACTCTGCTCTCCCAAGGTCCCACACACCTTTTTCGCCAGTATTTAGTTTCAGCTTTTCAACACCTTGTTGGTTTGAGGCTGTTAGGAGACAGTGGCTAAAGAATCAGGTGTGAAATCAAATTGTGATTCCAACTCTCCTCTTAAACTGACTCTGCCTTCAGCTGAGCGgttgtttccccatctgcaaaagtAGGAATGATTCTAAAGGCCACCACCCCAGGCCATCTGTGGACCAGGTCATCGTGGACCGAGGCGTGGTCCTGCAGGACACAACTAATCGGCAGCTGTGTCACCAAGCAAGTCTGACAGCACTCAGACTGCTCCAAACCCTGTCCTCTGACACCAGTCTGTGCTGGTCCCATGACGATGTCAAATGTCTCTAAAACTTTCTAAACATCCACTCTCACATTCTGCACTTGTCTCGCCACGGCCCGGAAACAGAACAGTTCACCAACAGGCACCCACTCAGGGACTGCCCCCCCAAAAGACT
It includes:
- the PPP1R14C gene encoding protein phosphatase 1 regulatory subunit 14C — translated: MSVATGSSEAAGGAGGGGGGGARVFFQSPRGGAGGSPSSSSGSGSSREDSAPVATASAAGHVQPQPRRHQQGKVTVKYDRKELRKRLVLEEWIVEQLGQLYGCEEEEMPDVEIDIDDLLDADSEEERASKLREALVDCYKPTEEFIKELLSRIRGMRRLSPPQKKTV